The DNA sequence CATTGATTGCAAAACTTCAACATCGAAATCTCGTCTCTCTTCTTGGTTATTGCACTGAGGAAGGGGAAAGGATATTGATTTATGAATACATGCCCAACAAAAGTCTGGATTCTCTTATTTTCGGTATATCCTTCTTCTAGATGTCAATCTTTTTCCCAACCAGTTACACTTGTAACCTGTAAGATGTAATATTAGAGCTCTTACTCATATTTTCCAGGGAAAATTAACTTACTTTTACATCATTCCTAGTAGAGCAGTTCGAACTTATAGTCTAAATCTTGTACTAATAAAAATGTTTAGATAAAGAATTGAGCAAGTGGGCAGATTGGAGAAAACTCTACCAAATTATAAATGGAGTTGCCAGGGGACTTTTGTATCTCCATCAAGACTCCAAACTAAGAATTATTCACAGAGATCTTAAAGCTAGCAACGTTTTGCTTGATGATGAGATGAATCCGAAAATTTCAGACTTTGGCATGGCAAGAAGCTTTGGAGGAAGCCAAACTGAAGCAAATACAACCAGGGTTGTTGGGACATAGTAAGAGTTCTATAAAATTCTAGAGAATTTCTTGTTCTTCACTTAAAAAATTCTAACGTGTTTTCTATGTCCGACAGTGGTTACATGCCTCCAGAGTATGTCATTGACGGAGTATTCTCAATCAAATCTGATGTTTATAGTTTCGGTGTCTTGGTACTGGAAATAGTAAGCGGGAAGAAAAACAGATGCTTTGAACATCCAGATCACAATCTCAACCTCTTAGGACATGTAAGCACATATGCATATGTACTATGAAAAGTTTCTAAACATAGTATCTTCATGACTAATTGTAAGCTCTAAAATCACATTATATAGGCTTGGAGATGTTATAATGAACAGAAGCTTGAGGAACTGGTTGATGGGGAGATTTTGGAGTCTAATCAACATGAAGTGTTTCGAGTTATTCAAATTGGATTACTTAGCGTTCAAGAGTATCCAGGAGACCGACCAGACATGTCATCTGTGGTTCTGATGTTAAATAGTAAAACTGAATTGCCCAAACCCAAGCATCCTGGATTTTTCACAGCAAGAAAACGACATCCAAATGAATATTCATCGAGTGAACCCATGTTATCTTCATCGAACAACTACAGCATTACGAAGGTTGCAACAAGATAGTATTACTAAAGTGCTTAACAGGAGAACTGCTTTGGTACTGTGATACCTGTTTGGTCCTCTGTAACTAGAAAAATGAAAGGTTCTTTTCTATTAGCATCAGTTTGAGAAATGTATTGCATAATATTCCTATTGTACTGCTAGTTTAATTCAAGTATAATCACAGAAGGAGAATGTCTATGTTCACTACACATTGTTCCACTTATAACCCCCCTTATTCAAAGTGCTTCACTAGATATCACATTCATTTAGTTTCTTGTAAAGGTAACCTAATAGTAATTAGTAAAGTTGTTTACTGACACATAAACCCTAGTTAGAAGTATTCGTTAACGATGAGCAATAGAACAACCTCAGACTGCTATGATGTGATGATCGCGTAGCTGCAAGACAGGGGTACAACTCATTGCACAATCTTTTGCGCTCTTCAGTCATCTCTACATAAACATAAACTGGAGTCTCTTCCTCTTTACCAATTAGCAAATGAAAAGTATTTTTGGATAGGCATTTTTGAACTACTGAAGCACTCACATTATAAAGTATCTGTGCTATAAACCTCAGCATCTATAGTAGGACTGGATATGAAACTAGTATCAAAGATGATCATAGTTTTGATTTTTGTAATGATTCTATGAGTTCAAATATGTGCAGAGTACAAATTTTTAAACTACCAAACCCCTCGATAACCTCGACTTTAGAATATGCTCTTAAATAAGACTTTTTAAGTCAAAAATTAAATATAGTATCAGTTTCTATGAAGACACTAGAACTAAGAAAAATAAGAACTTAAATATGAAGGACTAGAAGGTCCGCGACTTGACCTTTTTAAAATTTTGCTTTATACAGAGAACTTTACATTTGTAAATGAGAAGAGAAGGATTAATTAGCAGAATAAAGCAATTAATGAGAAGAAAACAAAAAGTTAAACTAGTACCATCATTCTACATCATTGATAAACTGGGAAATAAACAGATTAACATCACAAAAAGGTAGATGATACAAACGAAAAAGATATTATCTAAATATGAGTGTATCTGCTCTCAGATTAAAGGGACAGCTCCAAGAGCAGTACTTTTACATGTTGAGGAACACATCTTACCTTTGAAGATAGCCCAAAACAGATGAAACAATATGCAAAGATCCAGTAACCGCAACAATATTATCTGCGTGATCCCCTCTTGTTCTGAGCATCTGATTCACGATCTTGAGGGTGTCTTCATGTGAACTCTCAACAAGTGCAATTGTCCTATGTTCTTGTTTCTTTGTGGTTGAGTTGACTTGTTTTTCCAGAAATGGGATACATTTAGCAAGTCCAAAATCGCAAATTTCAACACCTACATCTTCCGAAGCTAGGATCCAACTATCCTTTAACAAGGATGAAGGTGTTGAACGAGAGTTATCCCCAGCAATGCTAACTTCTGTCAAAATTACAGCATCTAACTGTCTCACTGAAAAGTAAATCAATACTATGTTAGAACCTTCCAAAGATTACAATTGCAAATTCAGGATTTACCGAAATGGATGTATCCaactaaaagaaaaataaaaaacttGCAGGACAAAAATCACTCCTGAACCCAAGTATGATTGACACACACTGTGAGAAAAATTATTTAAATGCATTTATCTTTATAGTAAGAAAACCATGTACTATAAGTGGGCACCATCATGAGCAATTAATCCACACCTCTCCAtttacgtgagatattacaatttacatttatttatctTAATTTTTGCAGCCTCAATTTTTCTGTACCTTGTAGTAGTTCTTTAGCAAAAGATACGTGATCTTTGTCACTCGCCATAGCAACTACAAGAACCAAGCATGCTTTTGGGAATGTCATCTGAATTGTGTCAGCCAAGGCCTTGGCAGACTCCTTGGTATGTGCTGGAAAGATTGAAACACACCGGTGTTACAAAAATTAAGACATTGAAGAACAATAATACTGAAATACAGCATCTCTAAATGGCTGGTTGCATTTGTTTTAAGATGGAAAAACCGCAGAGCTAAAACCTCCATCAAGCAGAATTTTAGCTCCTGCCAGTCCTATTGCTTCAGCTTCCTCAGATGTCAAAAAATGGCTTCTACCCAGCAACTCAGTATGTTCTAAACCAGTACGGATAGCTTCATCCGAAATACCCCATCCTAAAAATAAACCAgaattagaaaaagaaaagaaaatcagAAATAGCATAACATAACAACTGAAGTATTCATCACACAGCAGTGAGCTTTGGAAAAGAACAAAGACAATGCTATAAAAAAGCCAAGGGTAATATATAACATGAGCAAAGATCCTTATATAAAACATGAGTTTTTTGAGATTTCTTCAGAGATTACAAAGTTTTTCTAGTCTAATTGAAATACGTAGCTTTTCTAGTGGTAGTAAATTGCAAAGTTTACTACaataaaatcacataaatcaACCAAAAAAGCAGTAAAAATTAAAGCAGTCGATTTgcttaatatattatttttaatagttTCATGAAAATCTTCAGAGCCAAGTCCTGGTTTAATAAAAGTAATAAATTTGTATCTCAACAAATTAAAAGTTCAACAGAGATATAGACACATGGAACTATAACCTTGATGTCGAAGGCAAAGTGCTGCACAAGTAGCGGTTGCAGCATTTTGAAGTTGATGAGGTCCAAGCATGCGCAGATTCACATTAAACAATTGTATAAACTGCATATGATTTATAATGAAATTTTTTTCAGTAAAAGATACATATTAGAAAATAGAGATCTAACAAGGATAAATTATAAGTGGGCAAACCAGATTTAAGTCATTCTCTATTTCAAGCACCATGTCACAAGTTTGACAAGGTTTTCCACATACATCACTTATGCCTTTAACAACACTTTTATTTCCAGAATCAGACGCTGATACTACAGGTGAACCCATTGAGGATGCTTTGGCACGAAGAATGCTCTCAATTTCTGGTAGATATGGTCCCCCAAGCACCAACTAGAGATGAAATCAATAATGGCGTAAAGCTCAATACAATTATAAGATAAGTGACTACAGGACTATACTAGAGAACAATGTACTAACTTGGAGGCTCATAAACACAATAAATGTAAGTAATTATAAAGGTccataaatatttaatatataatatatctgTGGTTAGTAAGATAAATAGAGAGAACAGGCAAGTAAGCATTTGTAGTCGAGGGTTAGAAAAGATATCTAACTTAACTCTCAAATAAAGTTTTTTTAACTTGTCTTGTACTTGTTACTACTTACTTTTATAGTTGCATTTACCATGTAAGGATAAAACTCCCACTATAGCTCATCACTGACCAGAACATTGCAAATCCATCTGGAAAAGGCTAGCTTATTTTTCAAAACTTAGCACTTGGATGAAGGAAAGGCTGTTTAACAACTTATCATTTCATGTCATTCTAATAATAAAGAATCTTCTACTATGGAAGTTCATAGAGAAAATATAACAATGGGTTTTTACACCTGTCATACACATATATACCTTAATTTCAGTAATATACACAGAATCTTAGCTAAGTCACATGTAAATACAGGTCTAGAGGCAATGACTGATGAACTTGTCAACAACAAAAACTCGAGAAAAGAACTATGACATTATACATCTTTCACTATATAAAAATGGTTCCTCATATCTGGCCTTTAACCTAAACATGTTATACTATGTAAGCAGTACTACAGGCAGCACAATTATATGTAACCATTATATCATAACAGCACGAGGAAAATCACCTAACTGGACGATTTGTTTTCACTATTCCTGATTTTGCAATTGCAATACTCTCCAAAGAACCTCCGAGTGCAGCCATATGTTCTTCCCCAATTGTTGTAATAACTGACGCCGCAAGCGTAGAACTTGAGAGTACATTTGTAGCATCTCGTGCACCGCCCAGCCCCGCCTACAAAAGTCTGGTAAATTTTAGGATGACGTCTGGTCACTACAATTTTTGACAAATTCATAAAGCTTAAAACCTTGTTAGAGGTAACTCATTACGATAATAACACCTCATAGCAAACTCAAGTTATTGAGATAATAATATCAATTATAGCGATAACTTGAAATGTTAACAAAGGGAAAGCTTGACATTAAGAAAAGCCCTTTCTGAAAAGATTAAATCAAAATATCTCACCTCAACCACAGCGATATCAATGTTTTCGTCAGCAAATAACTTGAATGCCATAGCTGTGAGCATCTGTAATATATCAATCATAAGAGCAAAATGAAAGGGAATATCAACATAGAAAATATTGAGATGGTTTAAACTAACATAATGAAATTCTCAACATTATTATCAGGTTCAATAAGTAAACTGAGAACAAAAAACATAATTCATCTCCCAGCCATAAAAATCTCAAGACAGCAAAGACATATAGTTGAGGGGCGGAATAAAACATGAACCTTGAGATTTCAAAAGCTGTCATTTTCAATATTCACTTGTCATCAATAGATGATGTTGATGTTCTTTACAGATGACACAATTCTGAAACTGTGAGTTTAAGTGCAGCTGTTAACTTACCTCCAACTAACCTATGAAAACATTACAGGAAACAAATGGGTGATTAAATTGCACACCCACCTCACACCTTTGAACTATCTACAATGTTGTTAAAAACCTCATTCATACATTTTTTTTGCCAAGCCTTTTGCGTATAACTTAGTATCTGTTCTGATAACGTGGTAGGGGAGAATCGAACCTTGGTGGTTCAACAAGGCATAGTCCTCATTTACCACATGAGCTACACCATCACCCCTAACCTCATTCATACATATTTTACCTCGAAATGACTAATGCGCTTATCTTCATTTTCAATAGCCTGGTCCAGCATCATTTTGATCCTCTGAAATAGGAGATTTAAAGATTTTGCTGATACCGGTTCGCTTCGTCTTCCAACAGATATCCTTTCCCTAATTGAGTGGATATGTGGACTGCTCAGACAAAAGAAGTCGGCGTTTCAAAGTTACAAGACAAAAAACATAATCTTGTAGGTAAAAAAACTCTAGACATTAAGAGTAAATGATTAGGAAATATATCAGAAAACATGTGATTAGCAATATCTAGTACTTCCTATATTACATAAAAAATAATTCTATGTATATGTAGTTTGTAACGACATCAACGGGTAATACAAATCGACAGTTCGacctcaagttttgctttcaTTGTTGCGCTAAGCTGCtaaaaaatattcaaaaacaTAACCCTTTATATATGGACTAGTAACATAAATGCATAATAACATATTTCAAAGATTAAGTAAACAAACACGAGTAGTGGAAATCATGCCTAGTGTAGCATCCTACGGAATATCCTTGGGCCCTTAAAATATTGGAGAGAAATGCAGCAGTTGATCCTTTTCCTTTGGTCCCAGCAACATGAATAGCCTATACAATAACTTTATCCTAGTTTAAAATCATCCCAAACCAAACATATTAAAATTTCAACTAA is a window from the Apium graveolens cultivar Ventura chromosome 1, ASM990537v1, whole genome shotgun sequence genome containing:
- the LOC141666716 gene encoding dihydrofolate synthetase isoform X2 — its product is MRVSRGVRFCAQFKDALYDYSNVNALNRHRFFRGLSSVRQQYPELKDVIAYLDNLKNYEKLGVPTGAGTDSDDGFDLGRMERLMQLLGNPHLKFQAIHVAGTKGKGSTAAFLSNILRAQGYSVGCYTSPHIHSIRERISVGRRSEPVSAKSLNLLFQRIKMMLDQAIENEDKRISHFEMLTAMAFKLFADENIDIAVVEAGLGGARDATNVLSSSTLAASVITTIGEEHMAALGGSLESIAIAKSGIVKTNRPLVLGGPYLPEIESILRAKASSMGSPVVSASDSGNKSVVKGISDVCGKPCQTCDMVLEIENDLNLFIQLFNVNLRMLGPHQLQNAATATCAALCLRHQGWGISDEAIRTGLEHTELLGRSHFLTSEEAEAIGLAGAKILLDGAHTKESAKALADTIQMTFPKACLVLVVAMASDKDHVSFAKELLQVRQLDAVILTEVSIAGDNSRSTPSSLLKDSWILASEDVGVEICDFGLAKCIPFLEKQVNSTTKKQEHRTIALVESSHEDTLKIVNQMLRTRGDHADNIVAVTGSLHIVSSVLGYLQRLQV
- the LOC141666716 gene encoding dihydrofolate synthetase isoform X1, coding for MRVSRGVRFCAQFKDALYDYSNVNALNRHRFFRGLSSVRQQYPELKDVIAYLDNLKNYEKLGVPTGAGTDSDDGFDLGRMERLMQLLGNPHLKFQAIHVAGTKGKGSTAAFLSNILRAQGYSVGCYTSPHIHSIRERISVGRRSEPVSAKSLNLLFQRIKMMLDQAIENEDKRISHFEMLTAMAFKLFADENIDIAVVEAGLGGARDATNVLSSSTLAASVITTIGEEHMAALGGSLESIAIAKSGIVKTNRPLVLGGPYLPEIESILRAKASSMGSPVVSASDSGNKSVVKGISDVCGKPCQTCDMVLEIENDLNLFIQLFNVNLRMLGPHQLQNAATATCAALCLRHQGWGISDEAIRTGLEHTELLGRSHFLTSEEAEAIGLAGAKILLDGAHTKESAKALADTIQMTFPKACLVLVVAMASDKDHVSFAKELLQVRQLDAVILTEVSIAGDNSRSTPSSLLKDSWILASEDVGVEICDFGLAKCIPFLEKQVNSTTKKQEHRTIALVESSHEDTLKIVNQMLRTRGDHADNIVAVTGSLHIVSSVLGYLQSYRGPNRYHSTKAVLLLSTLVILSCCNLRNAVVVR